The following coding sequences lie in one Mucilaginibacter sp. KACC 22773 genomic window:
- a CDS encoding phosphopantetheine-binding protein — protein sequence METTELKEKLKVQIIQFLNLTDLTPADIKDDEPLFGDGLGLDSIDSLELIVLLKREYGINIQDPKEGRKVLVDVNTMARYIEQNGQK from the coding sequence ATGGAAACTACAGAACTAAAAGAGAAGTTAAAAGTTCAGATCATTCAGTTCCTGAATTTAACTGATCTTACCCCGGCAGACATTAAAGACGATGAGCCATTGTTTGGCGATGGCCTGGGGCTTGATTCCATCGATTCACTGGAACTTATAGTACTGTTAAAACGCGAGTACGGCATCAACATTCAAGACCCTAAGGAAGGCCGCAAGGTACTTGTAGACGTGAACACCATGGCAAGGTATATTGAGCAAAACGGTCAAAAATAA
- a CDS encoding beta-ketoacyl-[acyl-carrier-protein] synthase family protein, translating to MDRIVVTGIGVISAIGHSVAENHTALVQGKTGIIKGGGNFPSRYSGLLPFGEVLTGTQELKTKLGVTEPGVTRTTLLALQAFNEAIADARLTQNELTAADTALVGATTVGGMCLTDELYANTHGDAEHIEYVKSYDYASVNLFIQTRYGITGVINTLNTACSSSANAIMYGCRLIKNGLANRVIVGGADSLAKFTVNGFNALRILSDEPCAPFDQNRKGLNLGEGAAFLVLEKEADATGKKIYAKVSGYGNANDAYHPSSLSPEGDGPYLAMKNALDNAGLKPADIDFINAHGTGTENNDEVESRAMLRLFNTLPGFASTKGFTGHTLGAASAIEAVYSILNIDRQELYPNLNFNEPITDIGLEPVQAYNTGTIKHVMSNSFGFGGNCTSLIFSKA from the coding sequence TTGGACAGGATTGTAGTAACCGGGATTGGAGTGATCAGCGCTATTGGCCACTCGGTAGCTGAAAATCATACTGCATTGGTACAGGGCAAAACCGGAATTATTAAGGGAGGGGGCAATTTCCCTTCGCGCTATTCGGGACTTCTGCCTTTCGGCGAAGTATTGACCGGCACTCAGGAATTAAAAACAAAACTTGGCGTAACAGAACCGGGCGTTACCCGCACTACCCTGCTTGCCTTGCAGGCGTTTAATGAAGCTATTGCCGATGCCCGGTTAACCCAAAATGAATTAACGGCCGCCGATACCGCGCTTGTGGGTGCTACAACCGTAGGTGGCATGTGCCTTACCGACGAGTTATACGCCAATACCCATGGCGATGCCGAACATATTGAATACGTAAAATCATACGATTATGCATCGGTAAACCTATTCATACAAACGCGTTATGGGATAACCGGAGTAATTAATACCCTGAATACGGCATGCTCGTCATCAGCAAATGCTATTATGTACGGTTGCAGGCTGATTAAGAACGGACTGGCAAATCGTGTAATTGTAGGCGGGGCCGATAGCCTGGCCAAATTCACGGTTAATGGTTTTAACGCCCTGCGGATTCTTTCGGATGAACCTTGTGCCCCTTTCGATCAAAACCGTAAAGGCCTTAATTTAGGTGAAGGCGCAGCATTTTTAGTATTAGAGAAAGAGGCCGATGCGACAGGAAAAAAGATTTATGCCAAGGTGAGCGGTTATGGAAATGCCAATGATGCCTATCATCCATCTTCGTTATCCCCGGAGGGCGATGGCCCGTACCTGGCTATGAAAAATGCATTGGATAATGCCGGGTTAAAACCAGCAGATATCGACTTTATAAATGCCCACGGCACCGGCACCGAGAATAACGACGAGGTTGAAAGCCGCGCTATGCTGCGCCTGTTTAACACCCTGCCCGGTTTTGCATCTACCAAAGGCTTTACAGGGCATACGCTTGGTGCAGCCAGCGCTATCGAGGCGGTGTACAGCATTCTGAATATCGACAGACAGGAACTATACCCTAATTTGAATTTTAATGAACCGATAACTGATATTGGCCTTGAGCCCGTGCAGGCTTACAACACCGGCACTATAAAACATGTAATGAGTAATTCGTTTGGTTTTGGCGGGAATTGTACATCATTAATTTTTTCAAAAGCTTAA